Proteins encoded by one window of Vitis vinifera cultivar Pinot Noir 40024 chromosome 10, ASM3070453v1:
- the LOC132254557 gene encoding probable LRR receptor-like serine/threonine-protein kinase At3g47570: MVLSFNLVDEFALIALKAHITYDSQGMLATNWSTKSSHCSWYGISCNAPQQRVSAINLSNMGLEGTIAPQVGNLSFLVSLDLSNNYFDGSLPKDIGSIPTTIFNMSSLLNISLSYNSLSGSLPMDICYANLKLKELNLSSNHLSGKVPTGLGQCIKLQGISLSCNDFTGSIPSGIGNLVELQSLSLQNNSLTGEIPQSLFNISSLRFLNLEINNLEGEISSFSHCRELRVLKLSINQFTGGIPKALGSLSDLEELYLGYNKLTGGIPREIGNLSNLNILHLASSGINGPIPAEIFNISSLHRIDFTNNSLSGGLPMDICKHLPNLQGLYLSQNHLSGQLPTTLFLCGELLLLSLSINKFTGSIPRDIGNLSKLEKIYLSTNSLIGSIPTSFGNLKALKFLQLGSNNLTGTIPEDIFNISKLQTLALAQNHLSGGLPSSIGTWLPDLEGLFIGGNEFSGTIPVSISNMSKLIRLHISDNYFTGNVPKDLSNLRKLEVLNLAGNQLTDEHLTSEVGFLTSLTNCKFLRTLWIDYNPLKGTLPNSLGNLSVALESFTASACHFRGTIPTGIGNLTNLIWLDLGANDLTGSIPTTLGHLQKLQRLYIAGNRIQGSIPNDLCHLKNLGYLHLSSNKLSGSIPSCFGDLPALRELSLDSNVLAFNIPMSFWSLRDLMVLSLSSNFLTGNLPPEVGNMKSITTLDLSKNLISGYIPRRMGELQNLVNLCLSQNKLQGSIPVEFGDLLSLESMDLSQNNLFGTIPKSLEALIYLKHLNVSFNKLQGEIPNGGPFVNFTAESFIFNEALCGAPHFQVIACDKNNRTQSWKTKSFILKYILLPVGSAVTLVAFIVLWIRRRDNTEIPAPIDSWLPGAHEKISQQQLLYATNGFGEDNLIGKGSLGMVYKGVLSNGLTVAIKVFNLEFQGALRSFDSECEVMQGICHRNLIRIITCCSNLDFKALVLEYMPKGSLDKWLYSHNYFLDLFQRLNIMIDVASALEYLHHDCSSLVVHCDLKPSNVLLDNNMVAHVADFGIARLLTETESMQQTKTLGTIGYMAPGKVPHYLYAYLLQKNKKLVSTLFYYIFLLNL; encoded by the exons CATTGCAGTTGGTATGGTATTTCTTGCAATGCTCCTCAACAAAGAGTTTCTGCAATCAATCTCTCTAACATGGGTCTTGAAGGAACTATTGCGCCACAAGTCGGCAACCTTTCATTTCTTGTTTCGCTTGATCTTAGTAATAACTACTTCGATGGCTCTCTTCCTAAGGATATTG GTTCCATACCAACCACCATTTTCAACATGTCTTCTTTGCTCAACATTAGTCTCTCCTATAATAGCCTCTCTGGGAGTCTTCCCATGGATATATGCTACGCCAATCTAAAGCTCAAGGAGCTTAATCTTTCATCAAATCATTTGAGTGGAAAGGTCCCCACCGGTTTAGGCCAATGTATAAAGCTTCAAGGAATTTCCTTATCATGTAATGATTTCACGGGAAGCATACCAAGTGGAATTGGTAATTTGGTAGAGCTTCAGAGCTTATCTCTCCAGAATAACAGCTTGACAG GAGAAATACCTCAATCACTATTCAACATCTCTTCGTTAAGgtttttgaatttggaaataaaTAACCTAGAAGGTGAAATCTCTAGTTTTTCTCATTGTCGAGAGCTTCGAGTGCTAAAATTATCAATCAATCAGTTCACTGGAGGCATTCCAAAAGCCCTAGGGAGTTTGTCTGATCTTGAAGAATTATATCTTGGTTATAACAAATTGACAGGTGGAATTCCTAGAGAGATTGGgaatctttcaaatttaaatattttgcaCTTAGCGTCTAGTGGAATCAATGGCCCTATTCCTGCCGAAATTTTCAATATCTCTTCATTGCACAGGATTGATTTCACTAATAATAGCCTATCGGGGGGTCTTCCAATGGATATTTGTAAACATCTTCCTAATCTCCAAGGGCTCTATCTTTCTCAGAATCATCTCAGTGGTCAACTTCCTACAACTCTATTTTTATGTGGAGAGCTCCTGTTACTGTCATTATCAATCAATAAATTCACGGGAAGCATACCAAGAGACATTGGCAACTTATCAAAGCTTGAAAAGATCTATCTAAGCACCAATAGCCTCATAGGTTCCATTCCAACTTCATTTGGTAATTTGAAGGCCTTAAAATTCCTTCAGTTGGGGTCCAACAATCTTACAGGGACGATACCAGAAGATATTTTTAACATCTCTAAACTACAGACCCTTGCGTTGGCGCAAAATCACCTTTCAGGCGGTCTTCCATCAAGTATTGGCACTTGGCTTCCAGATCTTGAAGGGCTTTTTATAGGAGGCAATGAATTCAGTGGAACAATTCCAGTGTCTATTTCAAATATGTCAAAACTTATCCGGCTACACATATCGGACAACTATTTCACTGGTAATGTGCCAAAAGATCTCAGTAACCTAAGGAAGCTTGAAGTTCTCAACCTTGCAGGCAATCAATTGACTGATGAACACTTAACCTCTGAGGTTGGTTTTCTTACTTCTTTGACAAATTGCAAATTTTTGAGAACATTGTGGATAGATTATAATCCTTTAAAAGGCACTCTTCCAAATTCACTAGGGAATCTTTCCGTTGCTCTTGAAAGTTTTACAGCATCAGCCTGCCATTTCAGAGGAACCATTCCCACAGGAATTGGTAATTTGACCAATTTGATATGGCTGGACCTGGGAGCTAATGACTTAACAGGGTCGATTCCAACTACATTGGGACATCTACAAAAGCTCCAACGATTGTACATTGCTGGAAATAGAATACAAGGATCCATTCCAAATGATCTTTGCCATTTGAAGAACTTGGGATACTTGCATTTGAGTTCTAACAAATTGTCTGGATCAATCCCAAGTTGTTTTGGAGATCTTCCTGCGCTACGAGAACTCTCTCTTGACTCCAATGTGTTAGCTTTCAACATTCCTATGTCCTTTTGGAGCCTTAGAGATTTGATGGTTCTTAGCTTGTCTTCAAATTTCTTGACTGGTAATCTACCTCCCGAAGTTGGAAACATGAAGTCCATTACAACATTGGACCTGTCAAAGAACCTTATTTCAGgttacattccaagaaggatgGGAGAACTACAAAATTTGGTTAATCTTTGCTTGTCCCAAAACAAACTACAAGGCTCAATACCTGTAGAATTTGGTGATTTGCTAAGCTTGGAATCCATGGATCTATCTCAGAACAATTTATTTGGAACCATTCCCAAGTCATTGGAGGCCCTTATTTATCTCAAGCATCTAAATGTTTCTTTCAATAAACTACAAGGAGAAATTCCGAATGGAGGACCTTTCGTAAATTTCACTGCTGAATCGTTCATCTTCAATGAAGCCTTATGTGGAGCACCTCATTTTCAAGTCATAGCATGTGATAAAAACAACCGCACTCAATCATGGAAGACAAAGTCATTCATCTTGAAATATATTCTACTACCAGTCGGATCAGCAGTAACTTTAGTGGCTTTCATTGTTCTGTGGATACGTAGACGAGATAACACGGAAATACCAGCTCCAATTGATTCATGGCTTCCTGGAGCACATGAAAAAATTTCACAGCAGCAACTTCTTTATGCAACAAATGGCTTTGGTGAAGACAATTTGATTGGGAAAGGAAGCCTAGGCATGGTATACAAAGGGGTATTATCTAATGGCTTAACTGTTGCTATAAAGGTTTTCAATTTAGAATTCCAAGGAGCCTTGAGGAGTTTCGATTCAGAATGTGAAGTGATGCAAGGGATCTGCCACCGAAATCTTATCAGGATAATTACCTGTTGCTCAAACCTTGATTTCAAAGCATTGGTGCTCGAATATATGCCTAAAGGAAGTCTTGATAAGTGGTTGTATTCTCATAACTATTTTTTGGATCTCTTCCAAAGATTAAATATTATGATAGATGTAGCATCGGCATTGGAGTATCTTCATCATGATTGTTCGAGCCTTGTGGTGCATTGCGACTTGAAGCCCAGTAATGTTTTGTTAGATAACAACATGGTTGCTCATGTGGCTGATTTTGGGATTGCAAGACTCTTAACTGAAACAGAGTCTATGCAGCAAACAAAGACCTTGGGCACAATAGGTTATATGGCACCAGGTAAAGTTCCTCACTACTTATATGCCTATTTactacaaaaaaacaaaaaattagtatctaccttattttattatatttttttgttgaatttatGA